CCGATGACGGCGACGTCAACGGGACCCTTGCGGGTTGAAGGTGTGAAACTCATGCCCCTGCCTCCTCGGAAATAGTTCCCTCGGCTGCCTGAACGCTTGCCGCAGCCGTCAAATACCTCAGGCTCTCGGTGATGCCCTCAAAAATATCGCCGGAGTAGTCGTCGAACTCCACCACGCCAACTTCCAGGGACTTGGCTGCTGAGATGATGTCTAGGACCGGGATGCTTCCCTGGCCGGCGGGCTGTTGGGCCTTGGTATCCGTGGTGGCCGGTCCGTCCTTGATGTGGATGAGCTTCACCCGGTCGCCCAGGCGCTCCAGCAGCGAAACCGGATCCTGGCCACCGACAGCTGCCCAATACGTATCCACCTCGAGGACGAGTTCCGGATCCAGCAGTCCCTCGAAGTACTCCAGTGCGGTCTGGCCCTCAATGGTGGACTCCAGCTCCCACGCATGGTTGTGGTAGCCAACGCGAATGCCGTACTCGGCGCCCTTCTTCGCTGCCGCGTTCAGCGCTGCGGCGGTGGACTGGATAGTCCCGGCGTCCTGCCAGTGCTCCGCAGGAAGGAAAGGATCAATCACGGTGGTGATGCCCAGTTCCTTGGCCGCAGCGAAAATCTCTTCCTGGTCCTGGCTCAAAAGGGGCGCGTGCCCGGACGGAGCGGTGAGGCCGTTCTCCCTCAAAGCAGCGCCGAGTTCTTGGGCGGTGGCCACGAAGTTGTACGGTTCCACCTGCGTGAAGCCGATCTCCGCGACTCTCCTGATGGTCCCAGACAGGTCTTCCTGGATGGCGTTGCGAACGGTGTAGAGCTGAAGTGAATACGACATGGATGCCTTCTCAGTGATCGTCCGGTGTTGCTCGTACTTGGCTGTTGCTCGTACTTAACAGTGAACCTACTTAACCGCTCCTGACGACAGCCCTGCCACCAAGTGTTTTTGCACCAGGATGAATCCGATCAAAACGGGAAGGCTGACCACAACGGAAGCGGCCATGAGCTGGTTCCAAAACACGTCTGATTCACTGGCGTAGGCCTTGAGCCCCAGGGACAGTGTTTTTGTGGATTCGTTGGTCAGCACGGATGCGAACAAAACCTCGCCCCATGCGGAGATGAAGGAATACACGGCAACTGCGATGATGCCCGGCTTGGCAACAGGGAGGATCACACGGAACAGTGCTCCCATCCTCCCGGTGCCATCGATCATCGAAGCCTCTTCCAGTTCCTTGGGTATCGAGGCGAAGTAGCCGCTCAGCATCCAGATGGCGAAGGGCAACGTGAACGTCATGTACGTGATGATCAGCCCGAGGTAGGAGCCCTGCAGCTGCAAGCCGGTCATGTTGCGGATCTGCGTGAAGATCAGGTACAGCGGCAGGAGGAACAGGATGCCAGGGAACATCTGGGTGGAGAGGACAGTCAGGCTGAAGGCGCGCTTTCCCTTGAACTGCAAGCGCGCAATGGCGTAGGCGGCCAGGACTGCGACTGTCACTGAGCACGCTGTTGCGCAGACGGTGATGATGAGGCTGTTCTGGAAGTACTTGGCCAGCGGA
This genomic stretch from Micrococcaceae bacterium Sec5.1 harbors:
- a CDS encoding sugar phosphate isomerase/epimerase; the encoded protein is MSYSLQLYTVRNAIQEDLSGTIRRVAEIGFTQVEPYNFVATAQELGAALRENGLTAPSGHAPLLSQDQEEIFAAAKELGITTVIDPFLPAEHWQDAGTIQSTAAALNAAAKKGAEYGIRVGYHNHAWELESTIEGQTALEYFEGLLDPELVLEVDTYWAAVGGQDPVSLLERLGDRVKLIHIKDGPATTDTKAQQPAGQGSIPVLDIISAAKSLEVGVVEFDDYSGDIFEGITESLRYLTAAASVQAAEGTISEEAGA
- a CDS encoding carbohydrate ABC transporter permease, translated to MIETRNFRILRTIVLTILSLWVAIPLFVVVSTSLKPLKDVSGLFQWIPREITASPYLDIWTTVPLAKYFQNSLIITVCATACSVTVAVLAAYAIARLQFKGKRAFSLTVLSTQMFPGILFLLPLYLIFTQIRNMTGLQLQGSYLGLIITYMTFTLPFAIWMLSGYFASIPKELEEASMIDGTGRMGALFRVILPVAKPGIIAVAVYSFISAWGEVLFASVLTNESTKTLSLGLKAYASESDVFWNQLMAASVVVSLPVLIGFILVQKHLVAGLSSGAVK